The Drosophila nasuta strain 15112-1781.00 chromosome 2L, ASM2355853v1, whole genome shotgun sequence genome window below encodes:
- the LOC132786197 gene encoding beta-1,3-galactosyltransferase 5-like: protein MLIVIHSAPANVEKRTAIRATWGSESIISGNSTLRLLFLFGRADNEDEQLQLLQEQGLYGDVLQGNFRDAYFNLSYKHVMALKWFDNYCQTAQLLQKVDDDIYVNTPLLLQRQPALLHQQQPRELLLCARQDNARVLRSYSSKWRVSFREYADRFYPPFCPGFAVVYSANVVHRLYGAAQRSSFFRLDDVFVTGLLAKRCNISITDLTSYVLYPQELQTLLSVGSVGSVGAQQREFLVSWHKMSAQQIKELWLLDGKNNASKLMRSIERERAAKSLNSL from the coding sequence ATGCTCATCGTGATACACTCGGCTCCCGCAAACGTAGAGAAACGCACAGCTATACGTGCCACATGGGGCAGCGAATCAATAATATCAGGGAATTCTACACTACGtttgctctttctctttggTCGCGCGGATAATGAAGATGagcagttgcagctgttgcaggAACAAGGACTTTATGGCGACGTGTTGCAGGGCAACTTTCGCGATGCCTACTTCAATCTGAGCTACAAGCATGTGATGGCCCTCAAATGGTTCGACAATTATTGCCAAACGGCGCAATTGCTGCAGAAAGTCGACGATGACATCTATGTGAATACGCCGCTTCTGTTGCAACGACAACCTGCATTGttgcaccaacaacaaccgcgggagttgctgttgtgtgcCCGTCAGGACAATGCCCGCGTCTTGCGATCGTATTCATCCAAGTGGCGTGTCAGTTTCAGGGAATACGCTGACCGCTTCTATCCGCCCTTTTGCCCCGGATTCGCTGTCGTCTACTCCGCGAATGTGGTGCATCGCCTCTATGGAGCTGCTCAGCGTTCCAGCTTCTTTCGTTTGGATGATGTGTTCGTCACGGGATTGCTTGCGAAACGTTGTAATATTTCCATTACGGATCTAACGTCATATGTGCTTTATCCGCAGGAATTGCAGACGCTGCTCAGCGTTGGAAGCGTTGGAAGCGTTGGAGCGCAACAGCGTGAGTTTCTAGTGTCGTGGCACAAGATGTCTGCACAGCAGATAAAAGAACTCTGGCTGCTCGACGGCAAGAACAATGCCAGCAAATTGATGAGGAGTatcgagagagaaagagcagcAAAAAGCCTCAATTCATTATAG